One window of the Paraburkholderia sp. PGU19 genome contains the following:
- the rsmG gene encoding 16S rRNA (guanine(527)-N(7))-methyltransferase RsmG, which translates to MTARIDTTAGREALAALLDDGLRELDIDLSAEQKGKLLDYVALLAKWNAVYNLTAIRDPRQMLIQHILDSLSIVPHLATLGPATLLDVGSGGGLPGIVLAIVFPEWSITVNDIVHKKSAFQSQAKAELGLGNLSVVTGRVENLRPGAEVPGKFDVIVSRAFAELSDFVTLARHLVAHDGAIWAMKGVRPDGEIERLPEGAHVKQVIRLKVPALDAERHLIEVTVG; encoded by the coding sequence ATGACGGCGCGTATCGACACGACAGCGGGGCGCGAGGCGCTCGCCGCTCTGCTTGACGACGGCCTACGCGAACTGGACATTGATCTGAGCGCGGAACAAAAGGGCAAACTGCTCGACTACGTTGCGCTGCTGGCCAAGTGGAACGCCGTCTACAACCTGACGGCGATTCGCGATCCGCGTCAAATGCTGATCCAGCACATCCTCGATTCTCTTTCGATCGTTCCGCATCTGGCTACGCTTGGACCGGCGACGCTGCTGGACGTCGGTTCGGGCGGTGGACTGCCGGGCATCGTGCTGGCGATCGTGTTTCCTGAATGGTCGATCACCGTCAACGACATCGTTCATAAAAAGTCCGCGTTCCAGTCACAAGCTAAGGCGGAACTCGGCTTGGGAAATCTGTCGGTTGTGACGGGGCGCGTCGAAAATCTGCGGCCGGGGGCCGAGGTTCCGGGAAAGTTCGATGTAATTGTCTCGCGCGCATTCGCAGAGCTGTCGGATTTCGTTACACTGGCCCGTCACCTCGTTGCGCACGACGGTGCGATCTGGGCAATGAAGGGCGTTCGGCCGGATGGGGAAATCGAGCGCCTGCCTGAAGGCGCCCACGTGAAGCAAGTGATTCGTCTCAAAGTGCCTGCACTGGATGCCGAGCGGCATCTCATCGAAGTCACGGTAGGCTGA
- a CDS encoding AAA family ATPase, producing MAKIFCVANQKGGVGKTTTAVNLAASLASQGQRVLLIDLDPQGNATMGSGVDKAACENTVYEVLVDGVSVADARVKSEAVSYDVVPANRELAGAEVELVGMENRERQLKEAIAHVVPDYDFVLIDCPPALSLLTLNGLCAAHGVVIPMQCEYFALEGLSDLINTIKQVHANLNRDLKVIGLLRVMFDPRITLQQQVSEQLKEHFGDKVFDVVIPRNVRLAEAPSYGLPGVVFDRASRGAQAYVQFGAEMIERVRLL from the coding sequence ATGGCAAAAATCTTCTGCGTTGCGAACCAGAAGGGTGGAGTCGGCAAAACGACGACCGCGGTCAATCTCGCCGCGAGCCTCGCATCGCAGGGACAGCGGGTGCTGCTCATCGATCTCGATCCGCAAGGAAACGCCACCATGGGCAGCGGCGTCGACAAAGCCGCGTGCGAGAACACGGTTTACGAAGTGCTGGTCGACGGCGTGTCGGTGGCCGATGCGCGAGTGAAGTCGGAAGCCGTTTCGTATGATGTCGTGCCGGCGAACCGCGAACTGGCAGGGGCTGAAGTCGAGTTGGTCGGCATGGAGAATCGCGAGCGTCAGCTCAAGGAGGCGATTGCGCACGTCGTGCCGGACTACGACTTCGTGCTGATCGACTGTCCTCCTGCGCTGTCGCTGCTGACGCTTAACGGACTCTGCGCCGCGCATGGCGTCGTTATCCCGATGCAATGCGAATATTTCGCGCTCGAGGGCCTGTCGGACCTCATCAATACGATCAAGCAGGTGCATGCGAACCTGAACCGCGACCTGAAGGTGATCGGCTTGTTGCGCGTGATGTTCGATCCACGCATCACGCTGCAACAGCAGGTATCGGAACAACTCAAAGAGCACTTTGGAGACAAGGTGTTCGACGTCGTCATTCCGCGGAACGTGCGACTCGCCGAGGCGCCGAGTTACGGCCTGCCGGGTGTCGTGTTCGACCGCGCATCGCGCGGCGCGCAGGCTTATGTGCAGTTCGGCGCGGAAATGATCGAGCGGGTGCGCCTGCTATGA
- the atpB gene encoding F0F1 ATP synthase subunit A, whose translation MAASEGTRALDPSEYIAHHLQNFSTAHQTSIFDIHVWNLDTLFWSIVCGLVTILVLRLAARKATSGVPGRFQCAIEMLVEMVEDQSKSMIHGNRTFIAPLALTVFVWVALMNSLDFLPVDLPGRVIDLLGLSTVIPHHRIVPTADLNGTLGIALGVFALMIYYNFKIKGAGGFVHELLSAPFGAHPLLWIPNLALNIIEFVAKTVSLGMRLFGNMYAGELLFLLIALLGSIWSFGADTTVLGFIGHVIAGSVWAIFHILIVLLQAFIFMMLTLVYIGQAHDTH comes from the coding sequence ATGGCAGCTAGCGAAGGAACGCGCGCTCTGGATCCGTCCGAGTACATTGCGCACCACTTGCAGAATTTTTCCACCGCTCATCAGACGTCGATTTTCGACATCCACGTCTGGAATCTCGATACGCTTTTCTGGTCGATCGTGTGCGGTCTCGTCACCATCCTCGTGCTGCGTCTTGCCGCACGTAAGGCGACGTCCGGCGTGCCGGGCCGCTTCCAGTGCGCAATCGAAATGCTGGTCGAGATGGTCGAGGATCAATCGAAGTCGATGATCCACGGCAATCGCACTTTCATTGCTCCGCTCGCGCTGACCGTGTTCGTCTGGGTCGCGCTGATGAACTCACTCGACTTTCTCCCCGTCGACCTGCCGGGCCGCGTGATCGACCTGCTGGGCCTGTCGACTGTCATCCCGCACCACCGCATCGTTCCGACTGCCGACCTGAACGGCACGCTCGGCATCGCGCTCGGCGTGTTCGCGCTGATGATTTACTACAACTTCAAGATCAAGGGCGCAGGCGGCTTCGTGCACGAGCTGCTGTCCGCTCCGTTCGGCGCGCATCCGCTGCTGTGGATCCCGAACCTTGCACTGAACATCATCGAGTTCGTCGCGAAGACGGTTTCCCTCGGCATGCGGCTGTTCGGCAACATGTACGCGGGCGAGCTGTTGTTCCTGCTGATTGCCCTGCTCGGCAGCATCTGGAGCTTCGGCGCGGACACGACGGTGCTTGGCTTCATCGGCCACGTGATCGCGGGCAGCGTGTGGGCGATCTTCCACATCCTGATCGTTCTGCTGCAGGCGTTCATTTTCATGATGCTGACGCTGGTGTACATCGGCCAGGCACACGACACCCACTAA
- a CDS encoding F0F1 ATP synthase subunit epsilon: MATIKVDVVSAEEQIFSGEAKFVALPGEAGELGILPGHTPLITRIRPGAVRIESENGEEEFVFVAGGILEVQPGAVTVLADTAIRGKDLDEAKAEQARKRAEEALQNTGSNLEYATAQAELAYATAQLAAIQRLRKLRGQQ, from the coding sequence ATGGCAACCATCAAGGTAGACGTCGTCAGCGCGGAAGAGCAAATCTTCTCGGGCGAGGCGAAGTTCGTTGCGCTGCCGGGCGAAGCGGGCGAGCTCGGCATTCTGCCGGGTCACACGCCGCTCATCACGCGGATTCGTCCGGGTGCCGTGCGCATCGAATCTGAGAACGGCGAAGAGGAGTTCGTGTTCGTCGCTGGCGGCATTCTCGAAGTTCAGCCGGGCGCGGTGACGGTTCTGGCCGACACGGCGATCCGCGGCAAGGATCTCGACGAAGCGAAAGCCGAGCAGGCTCGCAAGCGCGCAGAAGAAGCGCTGCAGAATACTGGCTCGAACCTCGAATACGCGACTGCGCAAGCGGAACTCGCGTATGCGACGGCTCAGCTGGCGGCGATCCAGCGTCTGCGCAAGCTGCGCGGACAGCAATAA
- a CDS encoding SLC13 family permease, translated as MPAAEQALKPHRNLLSTIIHYVTKEPVLTVLVVALIVLQVFHPHPWGSLPALVDWQTVMTLAGLLILTKAVEYSGFLMWLAHRVVRHIRSQRALAYLLIALAASLSTLLTNDVALFVVVPLTLSLNELAPLPLKRLVIFIAIAVNAGSILTPLGNPQNLFLWQTSGVSFGGFVFALAPLCLALMLMLYALATVSFKRTELDLSKDTEPHPVDRPLLGVAVVLFAAFVLLADSHRAGIGLIGVGVGFIFWRPRIVLKIDWLLLLIFVFMFIVLRSVAALPWVNNAVGQLHLATPLRAYAAGAVLSQFISNVPAAIMLAEFSKDWRALAFGVSVGGFGFAIGSLANLIAMRLSGQRGMWAQFHLFSIPFWVVSGAVGGWLLLHF; from the coding sequence ATGCCCGCTGCCGAGCAAGCGCTAAAACCACATCGCAACCTGCTAAGCACGATCATCCACTATGTAACGAAGGAGCCGGTCCTTACCGTGCTCGTCGTTGCATTGATCGTGTTGCAGGTTTTTCATCCGCACCCGTGGGGATCGCTGCCCGCACTGGTCGACTGGCAGACGGTGATGACGCTTGCCGGGCTACTGATCTTGACGAAGGCCGTCGAATATTCAGGATTCCTGATGTGGCTCGCGCATCGCGTCGTCCGTCACATCCGGTCGCAGCGAGCGCTGGCGTATCTGCTGATCGCGCTCGCGGCTTCGCTGTCGACGTTGCTCACCAATGATGTCGCGTTATTCGTCGTCGTGCCGCTTACGTTGTCGCTGAACGAGCTGGCGCCGCTGCCGCTCAAGCGGCTCGTCATTTTCATCGCGATAGCGGTCAACGCAGGCTCGATCCTCACGCCTTTGGGCAATCCGCAAAATCTGTTTCTCTGGCAAACGAGCGGCGTCTCATTCGGCGGGTTCGTGTTCGCGCTCGCGCCCTTGTGTTTGGCGCTCATGCTGATGCTGTACGCGTTGGCCACGGTATCGTTCAAGCGGACCGAGCTGGACCTGTCGAAAGACACGGAACCGCACCCCGTTGACCGTCCGTTGCTTGGGGTTGCCGTGGTCTTGTTTGCGGCATTCGTGCTGCTCGCTGATTCTCATCGAGCGGGCATCGGACTGATTGGCGTCGGCGTCGGATTTATCTTCTGGCGCCCGCGAATCGTTCTGAAGATCGACTGGCTTTTGCTGCTGATCTTCGTGTTCATGTTCATTGTGTTGCGAAGCGTTGCGGCGTTGCCGTGGGTAAACAACGCTGTCGGGCAACTGCATCTCGCCACGCCGCTGCGTGCCTACGCGGCGGGCGCCGTGCTCTCCCAGTTCATCAGCAACGTTCCCGCAGCGATCATGCTCGCCGAGTTTTCAAAGGATTGGCGAGCCCTTGCGTTCGGCGTCAGCGTCGGCGGCTTCGGATTCGCGATCGGTTCGCTGGCGAATCTGATTGCAATGAGGCTGTCAGGACAGCGCGGAATGTGGGCGCAATTTCACCTCTTTTCGATCCCGTTTTGGGTCGTCAGCGGGGCTGTTGGCGGCTGGCTTCTGTTGCATTTTTGA
- the atpG gene encoding F0F1 ATP synthase subunit gamma, whose translation MAGMKEIRGKIKSVQNTRKITKAMEMVAASKMRRAQERMRAARPYADKVRDIAAHMSSATPEYRHPFMVTNEGAKSTGFILVTTDKGLCGGMNTNVLRASLQKFKELEGQGKTVEATAIGGKGLGFLNRLRAKVVSNVVQLGDTPHLEKLIGAVKVQLDMYSEGKVSAVYIAYTRFVNTMKQEPVIEQLLPLSAEQFENKDKDGPTPKTSWDYIYEPDAQTVVDELLVRYVEALVYQAVAENMASEQSARMVAMKAASDNAKTVINELQLVYNKSRQAAITKELSEIVGGAAAV comes from the coding sequence ATGGCTGGAATGAAGGAAATTCGCGGCAAGATCAAGAGCGTGCAAAACACGCGCAAGATCACGAAAGCGATGGAGATGGTGGCCGCATCGAAGATGCGCCGCGCTCAGGAGCGCATGCGCGCTGCTCGCCCGTACGCCGACAAGGTCCGCGATATCGCTGCGCACATGAGCAGTGCTACTCCGGAATACCGTCACCCGTTCATGGTCACGAACGAAGGGGCGAAGTCGACAGGCTTCATCCTTGTCACGACTGACAAGGGTCTGTGCGGCGGTATGAATACGAACGTGCTGCGCGCTTCGCTCCAGAAGTTCAAGGAGCTGGAAGGTCAGGGCAAGACGGTCGAAGCGACGGCAATCGGCGGCAAGGGTCTGGGTTTCCTGAACCGTCTGCGCGCGAAGGTCGTGTCGAACGTCGTGCAACTGGGCGACACGCCGCACCTCGAAAAACTGATCGGCGCTGTGAAGGTTCAGCTCGACATGTACTCGGAAGGCAAGGTTTCGGCCGTGTACATCGCGTACACCCGCTTCGTCAACACGATGAAGCAGGAGCCGGTGATCGAGCAGCTGCTGCCGCTGTCGGCGGAACAGTTCGAGAACAAGGACAAGGATGGTCCGACGCCGAAAACGTCGTGGGACTACATCTACGAACCGGACGCGCAAACCGTCGTCGACGAACTGCTGGTGCGTTATGTCGAAGCGTTGGTCTATCAGGCCGTCGCGGAAAACATGGCATCGGAACAGTCGGCACGGATGGTCGCAATGAAGGCCGCTTCGGACAATGCGAAGACGGTCATCAACGAACTGCAGCTCGTGTACAACAAGAGCCGTCAGGCAGCGATCACGAAGGAACTGTCGGAAATCGTCGGTGGCGCCGCGGCAGTCTGA
- a CDS encoding ParB/RepB/Spo0J family partition protein — MNAVARKKGLGRGLEALLGGSADITEAVKINGAPHTLPLDKMQAGKYQPRTRMDEGALQELAASIRAQGLMQPILVRPVSPEKFEIIAGERRFRAARLAGLEEVPVLVRDVPDQAAAAMALIENIQREDLNPLEEAQGIQRLLDEFSFTHEQAAESVGRSRSAVSNLLRLLNLASPVQTMLLAGDLDMGHARALLAVDGATQITLANQVVNKRMSVRETEKLVTATTKAVPAVKAKANNDGGRDTRRLEEELSDLLAATVKIKLGRRGRGQVLVDFGDLDALEGILARLRGNAAAA; from the coding sequence ATGAACGCAGTAGCACGGAAGAAGGGGTTGGGCAGGGGGCTGGAGGCACTGCTCGGCGGAAGCGCGGATATCACAGAAGCGGTGAAGATCAACGGCGCACCTCACACGTTGCCGCTCGACAAGATGCAGGCGGGCAAGTATCAGCCGCGCACGCGCATGGACGAGGGTGCGCTGCAGGAGCTGGCGGCCAGCATTCGCGCGCAGGGTCTGATGCAGCCGATTCTCGTGCGGCCCGTTTCTCCGGAGAAGTTCGAAATCATCGCTGGCGAGCGGCGGTTTCGTGCTGCGCGCCTCGCTGGTCTCGAAGAAGTGCCTGTCCTGGTGCGCGACGTGCCCGATCAGGCTGCCGCTGCGATGGCGCTTATCGAGAATATCCAGCGCGAAGACCTGAACCCGCTGGAAGAGGCGCAGGGTATCCAGCGGCTGCTCGATGAGTTCAGCTTCACGCATGAACAGGCGGCCGAGTCCGTGGGGCGCTCACGCAGCGCGGTGTCGAATCTGCTGCGTCTGCTGAATCTGGCGTCGCCCGTGCAAACGATGCTGCTTGCCGGCGATCTCGACATGGGCCACGCGCGTGCACTGCTTGCCGTGGACGGGGCCACGCAGATTACGCTCGCGAACCAGGTCGTCAACAAGCGCATGTCGGTGCGGGAAACCGAAAAGCTGGTCACGGCGACGACGAAGGCCGTACCCGCTGTGAAGGCGAAAGCGAACAACGACGGCGGCCGCGATACTCGACGGCTCGAAGAGGAACTGTCGGATCTGCTCGCCGCCACGGTGAAGATCAAACTCGGACGCCGTGGGCGAGGGCAGGTGCTCGTGGATTTCGGCGACCTCGATGCGCTGGAAGGCATTCTCGCCCGCTTGCGGGGCAACGCAGCCGCCGCATAG
- the atpE gene encoding F0F1 ATP synthase subunit C has product MQAFIANIQGLTAIGIGIIIGLGAIGACIGIGLMGGKYIEACARQPELMNPLQTKMFLLAGLIDAAFLIGVGVAMLFAFANPLLSKLAG; this is encoded by the coding sequence ATGCAAGCTTTCATCGCCAACATCCAGGGTCTGACCGCCATCGGTATCGGCATCATCATCGGCCTGGGTGCTATCGGCGCCTGTATCGGTATCGGTCTGATGGGCGGCAAGTACATCGAAGCATGCGCTCGCCAGCCGGAACTGATGAACCCGCTGCAAACCAAGATGTTCCTGCTGGCTGGTCTGATCGATGCGGCGTTCCTGATTGGCGTTGGTGTGGCAATGCTGTTTGCGTTCGCGAACCCGCTGCTGTCGAAGCTGGCAGGCTGA
- the atpA gene encoding F0F1 ATP synthase subunit alpha: MQLNPSEISELIKSRIQGLEASADVRNQGTVISVTDGIVRIHGLSEVMQGEMLEFPGNVYGLALNLERDSVGAVILGEYESISEGDIVKTTGRILEVPVGPELIGRVVDALGNPIDGKGPINAKKTDAIEKIAPGVIWRKSVSQPVQTGLKSIDSMVPIGRGQRELIIGDRQCGKTAVAVDTIINQKGKDLICIYVAIGQKASSIVNVVRKLEETGAMEYTIVVAASASESAAMQYLSPYAGCTMGEYFRDRGQDALIVYDDLTKQAWAYRQISLLLRRPPGREAYPGDVFYLHSRLLERAARVSEEYVEKFTNGEVKGKSGSLTALPVIETQAGDVTAFVPTNVISITDGQIFLETDLFNAGIRPAINAGVSVSRVGGAAQTKVVKKLSGGIRTDLAQYRELAAFAQFASDLDEATRKQLERGRRVTELLKQPQYQPLQVWELSVSLFAANNGYLDDLEVSQVLPFEKGLRDFLKSKHADLIKRIEDNKDLSKDDEGALHAALKDFKKSGAY, from the coding sequence ATGCAACTCAATCCCTCTGAGATCAGCGAGCTGATCAAGAGCCGGATCCAGGGCCTTGAAGCGAGCGCAGACGTTCGCAACCAGGGCACTGTGATCTCCGTGACCGACGGTATCGTGCGTATCCACGGCCTGTCGGAAGTGATGCAGGGCGAAATGCTCGAATTCCCGGGCAACGTGTACGGCCTCGCGCTGAACCTCGAGCGTGACTCGGTCGGCGCGGTGATTCTGGGCGAATACGAAAGCATCTCCGAAGGCGACATCGTCAAGACGACGGGCCGCATTCTCGAAGTGCCGGTGGGCCCGGAACTGATCGGCCGCGTGGTCGACGCACTGGGTAACCCGATCGACGGCAAGGGCCCGATCAACGCGAAGAAAACCGACGCAATCGAAAAGATTGCTCCGGGCGTGATCTGGCGTAAGTCGGTGTCGCAACCGGTGCAGACTGGTCTGAAGTCGATCGACTCGATGGTGCCGATCGGCCGTGGCCAGCGCGAGCTGATCATCGGCGACCGCCAGTGCGGCAAGACGGCCGTCGCAGTCGACACGATCATCAACCAGAAGGGCAAAGACCTGATCTGTATCTACGTTGCGATCGGCCAGAAGGCTTCGTCGATCGTGAACGTGGTTCGCAAGCTCGAAGAAACGGGCGCGATGGAATACACGATCGTCGTCGCGGCTTCGGCTTCGGAATCGGCAGCGATGCAGTACCTCTCACCGTACGCCGGCTGCACGATGGGCGAATACTTCCGTGACCGCGGCCAGGACGCACTGATCGTTTATGACGACTTGACCAAGCAGGCTTGGGCATACCGTCAGATCTCGCTGCTACTGCGCCGTCCGCCGGGCCGTGAAGCTTATCCGGGCGACGTGTTCTATCTGCACTCGCGTCTGCTGGAACGTGCGGCTCGCGTCTCGGAAGAGTACGTCGAGAAGTTCACGAACGGCGAAGTGAAGGGCAAGAGCGGCTCGCTGACGGCACTGCCCGTCATCGAAACGCAGGCAGGCGACGTGACCGCATTCGTTCCGACGAACGTGATCTCGATTACCGACGGCCAGATCTTCCTGGAAACCGACCTCTTCAACGCAGGTATCCGCCCGGCAATTAACGCCGGTGTGTCGGTGTCGCGCGTGGGTGGTGCGGCGCAGACGAAGGTCGTGAAGAAGCTGTCGGGCGGTATCCGTACCGACCTCGCACAGTACCGTGAACTGGCAGCGTTCGCGCAGTTCGCATCGGACCTCGACGAAGCAACCCGCAAGCAGCTGGAGCGCGGCCGCCGCGTGACGGAACTGCTGAAGCAGCCGCAGTATCAGCCGCTGCAAGTGTGGGAGCTGTCGGTGTCGCTGTTCGCAGCGAACAACGGCTACCTCGACGATCTGGAAGTGTCGCAAGTGCTGCCCTTCGAAAAGGGCCTGCGCGATTTCCTGAAGTCGAAGCACGCTGACCTGATCAAGCGCATCGAAGACAACAAGGACCTCTCGAAGGACGACGAGGGCGCGCTGCATGCCGCACTCAAGGACTTCAAGAAGTCGGGCGCTTATTGA
- a CDS encoding F0F1 ATP synthase subunit B, with translation MNLNATLFAQMVVFLILAWFTMKFVWPPLINALDERSKKIADGLSAAEKGKLELEAAHKRVDQELAQARNDGQQRIADAEKRAVAVADEIKAQAQAEAARIIAQAKADADQQVVKARETLRGEVAALAVKGAEQILKREVDQAAHADLLNQLKAEL, from the coding sequence GTGAATCTCAACGCAACCCTGTTTGCGCAAATGGTCGTGTTCCTGATCCTCGCGTGGTTCACGATGAAGTTCGTGTGGCCGCCGTTGATCAACGCCCTCGACGAGCGCTCGAAAAAGATCGCCGACGGCCTCTCGGCCGCTGAAAAGGGCAAGTTGGAACTCGAAGCCGCGCATAAGCGCGTCGACCAGGAACTCGCTCAGGCACGCAACGACGGCCAGCAACGTATTGCTGACGCCGAAAAGCGTGCAGTCGCGGTCGCCGACGAAATCAAGGCACAGGCGCAAGCCGAAGCTGCTCGCATCATCGCTCAGGCGAAAGCCGACGCGGATCAGCAGGTCGTGAAGGCGCGTGAAACGCTGCGTGGTGAAGTCGCCGCGCTCGCTGTGAAGGGTGCCGAACAGATCCTGAAGCGCGAAGTCGACCAGGCGGCTCACGCCGACCTGCTGAATCAACTCAAAGCCGAGCTCTGA
- a CDS encoding ATP synthase subunit I gives MAVKASNQTPQQRHDEHRNGRSGPQATDGQRAVHDEAWDAEQQDNNIVPLTRAEAEKLFGPNVSRPSRVTPFKVVIAQMVLSLGATLLWWLFYKPPGDAALSAFLGGAICWVPSALFAARLKKLSGAQTAMSWMIGEALKMGTTIAMFIAIAFWYHDVRWIPLLVTYLIALKTYWIALAWR, from the coding sequence ATGGCGGTCAAAGCGTCGAACCAAACGCCGCAACAACGGCACGACGAACACCGCAACGGGCGCAGTGGCCCGCAAGCGACTGATGGTCAGCGCGCCGTGCATGACGAGGCGTGGGATGCCGAGCAGCAAGATAACAATATCGTTCCGCTCACGCGGGCCGAGGCCGAAAAGCTGTTCGGCCCGAACGTGAGTCGTCCATCGCGCGTTACACCGTTCAAGGTCGTGATTGCGCAAATGGTTTTGTCCCTGGGTGCGACGCTGCTGTGGTGGCTGTTCTACAAGCCGCCGGGCGATGCTGCGCTGTCCGCCTTCCTGGGAGGAGCGATTTGCTGGGTGCCGAGCGCATTGTTCGCGGCACGTCTTAAGAAGTTGAGCGGCGCCCAGACAGCGATGAGCTGGATGATCGGTGAAGCGCTCAAGATGGGGACAACGATCGCGATGTTTATTGCCATCGCCTTCTGGTATCACGACGTACGGTGGATTCCGCTACTCGTCACCTACCTCATCGCTCTCAAGACGTACTGGATCGCGCTCGCCTGGCGGTGA
- a CDS encoding F0F1 ATP synthase subunit delta: MAELATIARPYAEALFGVAEAGDTAAWSTLVQELAQVARLPEVLSIASSPKVSRAQISDLLLAAVKSPLKDNPQAKNLVQMLVDNHRLPLLPEIATQFEELKNAREGAADALIVSAFPLEGAQLNDLVASLERKFKRKLKPTVQVDSSLIGGVRVTVGDEVLDTSVRARLASMQTALTA, encoded by the coding sequence ATGGCCGAACTTGCAACCATCGCCCGTCCGTACGCAGAAGCGCTGTTTGGCGTGGCCGAAGCAGGTGACACCGCCGCCTGGTCCACGCTCGTGCAGGAGCTGGCACAGGTTGCGCGTCTGCCCGAAGTGCTGTCGATTGCCTCGAGCCCGAAAGTCAGCCGTGCCCAGATCAGCGACCTGCTGCTGGCCGCGGTGAAATCGCCGCTCAAGGACAACCCGCAAGCGAAGAATCTGGTTCAGATGCTGGTCGACAATCATCGTCTGCCGCTCTTGCCGGAAATCGCCACGCAGTTCGAAGAGTTGAAGAACGCCCGCGAAGGTGCGGCCGATGCGCTGATCGTCAGCGCATTCCCCCTCGAAGGTGCGCAGCTGAACGACCTCGTCGCAAGCCTCGAACGCAAATTCAAGCGCAAGCTGAAGCCGACAGTCCAGGTGGACTCGTCGCTGATCGGCGGCGTTCGCGTGACGGTTGGCGACGAAGTGCTCGATACCTCGGTCCGCGCGCGGCTCGCCAGCATGCAGACGGCTCTGACGGCCTGA
- the atpD gene encoding F0F1 ATP synthase subunit beta yields the protein MSTTALVEGKIVQCIGAVIDVEFPRENMPKVYDALILEGSDLTLEVQQQLGDGIVRTICLGSSDGLRRGVVVKNTAKPISVPVGKPTLGRIMDVLGRPIDEAGPISSETTRSIHQKAPAFDELSPSTELLETGIKVIDLICPFAKGGKVGLFGGAGVGKTVNMMELINNIAKEHGGYSVFAGVGERTREGNDFYHEMKDSNVLDKVALVYGQMNEPPGNRLRVALTGLTMAEHFRDEGLDVLFFVDNIYRFTLAGTEVSALLGRMPSAVGYQPTLAEEMGKLQERITSTKTGSITSVQAVYVPADDLTDPSPATTFGHLDATVVLSRDIASLGIYPAVDPLDSTSRQIDPHVIGEEHYTITRRVQQTLQRYKELRDIIAILGMDELSPEDKLSVARARKIQRFLSQPFHVAEVFTGSPGKYVPLKETIRGFKMIVDGECDHLPEQAFYMVGTIDEAFEKAKKIQ from the coding sequence ATGAGTACTACTGCTTTGGTAGAAGGCAAGATCGTACAGTGCATCGGCGCGGTGATCGACGTGGAATTCCCGCGTGAGAACATGCCGAAGGTTTACGACGCGCTCATTCTCGAAGGTTCGGACCTGACGCTCGAAGTCCAGCAGCAGCTGGGCGACGGCATTGTCCGTACCATCTGTCTGGGGTCGTCGGACGGTCTGCGCCGTGGCGTCGTGGTGAAGAACACCGCGAAGCCGATCAGCGTGCCCGTCGGCAAGCCGACCCTTGGCCGCATCATGGACGTGCTGGGCCGTCCGATCGACGAAGCCGGCCCGATCTCGAGCGAAACGACGCGCTCGATCCACCAGAAGGCGCCGGCGTTCGACGAACTGTCGCCGTCGACGGAACTGCTGGAAACGGGTATCAAGGTTATCGACCTGATCTGCCCGTTCGCAAAGGGCGGTAAGGTTGGCCTGTTCGGTGGTGCTGGCGTGGGCAAGACCGTCAACATGATGGAGCTCATCAACAACATCGCGAAGGAGCACGGCGGTTACTCCGTGTTCGCGGGCGTGGGCGAGCGTACCCGTGAAGGGAACGACTTCTACCACGAAATGAAGGACTCGAACGTTCTGGACAAGGTCGCGCTGGTGTACGGCCAGATGAACGAGCCGCCGGGCAACCGTCTGCGCGTCGCGCTGACGGGCCTGACGATGGCCGAGCACTTCCGTGACGAAGGCCTCGACGTGCTGTTCTTCGTCGACAACATCTACCGTTTCACGCTGGCGGGCACGGAAGTGTCGGCACTGCTGGGCCGTATGCCTTCCGCAGTGGGCTATCAGCCTACTTTGGCTGAAGAAATGGGCAAGCTGCAAGAGCGCATTACGTCGACCAAGACGGGCTCGATTACGTCGGTTCAGGCCGTGTACGTCCCTGCGGACGACTTGACCGACCCGTCGCCGGCTACGACCTTCGGCCACCTGGACGCAACCGTCGTTCTGTCGCGTGACATCGCTTCGCTGGGTATCTACCCGGCAGTGGACCCGCTCGATTCGACCTCGCGTCAGATCGACCCGCACGTGATCGGCGAAGAGCACTACACGATCACGCGCCGCGTTCAGCAGACGCTGCAGCGCTACAAGGAACTGCGCGACATTATCGCGATTCTGGGCATGGACGAACTGTCGCCGGAAGACAAGCTGTCGGTCGCACGCGCTCGTAAGATCCAGCGTTTCCTGTCGCAGCCGTTCCACGTTGCTGAAGTGTTCACGGGCTCGCCGGGCAAGTACGTGCCGCTGAAGGAAACGATCCGTGGCTTCAAGATGATCGTCGACGGCGAGTGCGATCACCTGCCGGAGCAGGCGTTCTACATGGTCGGCACGATCGACGAAGCCTTCGAAAAGGCCAAGAAGATCCAGTAA